One stretch of Uloborus diversus isolate 005 unplaced genomic scaffold, Udiv.v.3.1 scaffold_575, whole genome shotgun sequence DNA includes these proteins:
- the LOC129233642 gene encoding uncharacterized protein LOC129233642 — translation MECRDIFLEAGMDLRKFQTSSKELRDLWRESGLSVEESSDIVLENDSLKVLGISWNTDTDNFYFDSKHLETFLEKQTNTKRFLLQVASRIFDPLGFLAPFTIIIKCLIQELWNSGLDWDDQISGDLNARWIKWCNDVKDIPKIKIPRYYFLKGPKRVIETIELHSFSDASLRAYATVVYLRIVYNDGSVHTNLVTAKSRVSPLKTLSLPRLELLGALLASRLSSRVSSSLKIPLEKHWWTDSTIAYFWIRKSPRDFKPFVKNRVEEIQKLTEPSRWTHCPGKENPADMPSRGSVSQFSQLNHSDFWWHGPKWLQEPKQCWPKSEELNVEDEKLEYRSRHNYTQQFEVIAQTEELLDLSKHSKLTKSLRITAWIKRFVWNTRNSPKKSGPLTGVELAEAENFWIKSTQGYAYRSEIKSLSKNALIHKESKIASFVHFLDEIGILRIKGRLDHSKFTFDEKHPILLPRSSKFTELIVRREHERVLHCGVDITLINIRKRFWIPKGRQLLKGIIGKCLICSRYSAKAANQITAPLPKDRVVESPPFSVCGIDFAGPIYVKEDIVVFCIPAASELHEVQVGRMWKISVSLPEEGAGVSFIVIRTVGLERGRSK, via the exons ATGGAATGCAGGGATATTTTCTTAGAAGCTGGAATGGATCTCCGAAAGTTTCAAACGAGCTCCAAGGAGCTTAGAGATCTTTGGAGGGAATCGGGACTGTCCGTGGAAGAATCAAGTGACATTGTTTTAGAAAATGATTCCTTGAAGGTGCTAGGAATATCTTGGAACACGGACACCGACAACTTTTATTTTGATTCCAAACATCTGGAAACTTTTTTGGAGAAACAAACAAATACCAAGCGTTTTTTGCTTCAGGTAGCCAGTCGCATTTTCGATCCCTTAGGTTTTCTCGCCCCCTTTACAATAATCATTAAATGTCTCATACAGGAATTGTGGAATTCCGGTTTGGATTGGGATGATCAGATATCTGGAGACTTAAACGCGAGATGGATTAAATGGTGCAACGATGTAAAAGATATTCCGAAAATCAAAATACCAaggtattattttttgaaaggtcCAAAAAGAGTTATTGAAACTATTGAATTGCACTCATTTTCAGACGCAAGTTTGCGAGCCTATGCCACGGTCGTCTATTTACGAATTGTATACAATGATGGATCCGTTCATACGAACCTAGTGACAGCTAAAAGTCGTGTTTCCCCGCTCAAAACACTCTCATTGCCAAGATTGGAGCTACTGGGTGCTCTGTTAGCCTCTAGGTTGAGTAGTCGAGTGTCTTCAAGTCTGAAGATTCCCTTAGAGAAGCATTGGTGGACTGATTCTACCATTGCTTACTTTTGGATAAGAAAGTCACCTAGGGACTTTAAACCTTTTGTGAAAAACAGAGTTGAGGAGATACAGAAACTCACAGAACCTTCACGCTGGACACATTGCCCTGGTAAAGAAAATCCAGCAGACATGCCCAGCAGAGGCTCAGTTTCTCAGTTTTCTCAGTTGAATCACAGTGATTTCTGGTGGCACGGCCCCAAGTGGTTGCAAGAGCCAAAACAATGTTGGCCCAAATCTGAAGAACTGAACGTTGAAGATGAAAAATTGGAATATCGCTCGCGACACAATTACACGCAGCAGTTTGAAGTCATAGCCCAAACAGAGGAGCTTTTAGATCTCTCTAAACATAGCAAGCTTACCAAATCCCTAAGGATTACTGCCTGGATCAAACGGTTTGTTTGGAACACGAGAAACTCGCCAAAGAAAAGTGGACCACTAACTGGAGTAGAATTGGCCGAGgcagaaaatttttggataaagAGCACTCAAGGTTATGCATATCGTTCTGAAATTAAATCTCTTAGCAAGAATGCGTTGATTCATAAAGAATCAAAAATAGCTAGCTTTGTTCACTTCCTAGATGAAATAGGGATCCTGAGAATCAAAGGAAGATTAGATCATTCAAAATTCACCTTTGATGAGAAGCATCCTATATTGTTGCCACGCAGTTCCAAATTCACCGAATTGATTGTCCGAAGAGAACACGAAAGGGTTCTGCATTGTGGAGTAGATATCACTTTGATCAACATCAGGAAGAGGTTTTGGATTCCGAAGGGGCGCCAGCTCTTAAAAGGAATAATTGGAAAATGTCTTATTTGCAGCAGATATTCAGCTAAAGCAGCAAATCAAATCACGGctccgttgccaaaggacagaGTTGTTGAATCTCCGCCCTTTTCAGTATGTGGAATCGACTTCGCCGGACCCATATATGTGAAGGAGG atatTGTTGTATTTTGTATTCCTGCAGCTAGTGAACTTCATGAAGTTCAGGTGGGGAGGATGTGGAAAATCTCGGTAAGTTTGCCTGAAGAGGGCGCTGGAGTAAGTTTTATTGTCATTCGAACAGTTGGCCTCGAACGAGGAAGATCGAAATAA